ctgctttgcacactcttggcattctcttgatgagcttcaagaggtagtcacctgaaatggttttcacttcacaggtgtgccctgtcaggtttaataagtgggatttcttgccttataaatggggttgagaccatcagttgcgttgaggagaagtcaggaggatacacagctgatagtcctactgaatagactgttagaatttgtattatggcaagaaaaaaagcagctaagtaaagaaaaaacgagtggccatcattactttaagaaatggaggtcagtcagtccgaaaaattgggaaaactttgaaagtaagggctatttgaccatgaaggagagtgatgctgtgctgcgccagatgacctggcctccacagtcaccggatctgaacccaatctagatggtttggggtgagctggaccgcagagtgaaggcaaaagggccagcaagtgctaagcatctctgggaactccttcaagactgttggaagaccatttcaggggactacctcttgaagctcatcaagagaatgccaagagtgtgcaaagcagtaatcaaagcaaaaggtggctactttgaaacacctagaatatgacatattttcagttgtttcacacttttttgttatgtatataattccacatgtgttaattcatagttttgatgccttcagtgtgaatctacaatttccatagtcatgaaaataaagaaaactctttgaatgagaaggtgtgtccaaacttttggtctgtactgtatatatatatatatatatatatatatatatataaaaatttgtcaacatcataatcgtactgacccagattgaagttatcatgttatttataccacacagtgaacacccTAAAAATATATCTTACAAAATAATGttcaatttgcattttttttatcttcccccctaaaaattaaataataaaagttatttaatacactacaacttgtctcacaaaaTTCAAGGTCTGATAAAGCtaaactgaataaaaaataaagaagttaGGAACGCTGGAACACAGAAATGTTCTTGGTTCTTAAGGCTTAACTTAgtcatgtcactaaggggttaaaacgcACTTGTGCcccctgagttgtgcgccaactAGATTTACTCAGACATAAATTCAAAGtctacaataaaaaaagtgatattttcgggagggtttttccaatatTAATGAGACTGttgaggggttaaaggggttttccaggagtagaatattgatgaccttttctcAGGATAGGTGTTTGGTATCTGATAGcatatactgctgaggccagtgagtgGCTGCTGCAGTCATGTGGGTATTCAGACACATCATTGCTGCCGCCAagatgatgacatcacatctgGAGCAGTGAGGAGGATCACAGTGCTGGCGCTGGAATGGAAGGAGTTCATTCTTCGGTTATCTTAACACTTTCCCTGCCTTTCACCATATTCATTTTTAAGGCCTCGTCCACAAATCTGTGTCAGTTacacgtccgtgaaaaaaagcgtacgtgtttcatcagtgaagctgtccgtgtgtccgtttttaccatccgtgtgtcacctgtaattcactgatgttgctcagctgaaaataaaTTTCCAAAGAATCACCTATGAGTCTttagtgaaaaacggacgcaccATAGATACCATCCGTggtgtgtccgtgattttcacagacccatagacttctatgggcgtgCTTGGTCTGCATCATAGATCAAAGTAGTACATGTGttcatgattcttttttttttactgacccacggtcagtaaaaaaatactgaaatgtgaacagacacatttaaatcaatgggtccgtgcgctgtccgtggaaaatgcggacagcacacgtcagtgaaaaatggaaatgtggatgaggcctaactctgacaACCCAGTTAACCAGGGCAGTGTTTTGACTCCTGCCCCTGGGAATGTCCAGCCACGCATTAGCTGGTGCTTTCCTTCTTTCCTCACGGATGACGTCTCGTCATATTTCTGTTGTCTTCTCAGTCCACAGATCTCAGTCAGACTCTTGGCTCATAAGATCCAGTCCCCGCAGGAATGGGAAGCACTGCAGGCCCTCACCGTGAGTACCTCACCCTCCCTGGTCCCAGTCTTCTGGGGTGCAGCTTACCAGCAGATTCAAATTCTTCATCAGAAAAAGTGATGAACAAGACAAACATGTTTTCTCGTAATTATCTTGTAGGCGTGAcccgtgcagaggtcaggagggagtagaaaaGCTATGATATCACCCATTGTGCAtgttggatcctgtgttatctatacagatgtgttgcttgtcattgtaattctgcctgtgttGATAATGAGATCACTGGTCAATGTGAAAATTGAAggattgtatacattttttttaaatatagcgaGTGacgtggaaaatgaaaaaaaaaaaaaaaacttgaccaAAAATTCTCAATTCGTTTAACGTAAAAACGTGATGCAAAAAATAGGTCAATTTCTTATTAGTGTTGAGTCAAGCGAGCTTCAGATACTTCATCCAAAGTCGCCTCATTCAAAACTTTGGAatgatactgtacggagattcgccTCTGTACAGTAGTAGAATGTATGGGCGCCGATGAGCTGGAGTCAGTTATTCGTGAACTTacgcgtgacttcgttgaataactttggtagttgatttttaaaggggaaaaccactttaaaacttaaaaccgaactcggcttcggttccgaAGTACTGGttggaaccgaagccgagttcggtttcaagttttaaactgGTTTTcccctttaaaaatcaactaccaaagttcttcaacaaagtcacgcgcgacttcgccaataactaacttcggctcatcggagcccatacgttCTACTACTGTACAGAGatggatctctgtacagtattattccaaagttaTGAACGAAGTGACTacggatgaagcatccaaagctcgcgtcgctcaacactatttctgatgacacatttcctttaagagtCTTAAAGGATAAAGAGGACAAATCAAAGGCAGCAGTCCTAGAGACAAGGACAAATGGGCAAGGCTGGCCATGCATGTTAGAGAAATGAAGGCCAAACCCATCTATTTTGGCAGGACCCGCGACCATCTCATGTGTATAGGAGCCTTCAGACTCTCCCCTGACCATAGGATCGAGCAGTTTCTAAAAGACAAAACTGCATGATAAAGTTGGCAGCACGACCTGGATGTGGGGTGCAGGGTGTTTACGGCTGTGCTCCCCTTACAGGTTTTGGAAGCCTGCATGAAGAACTGTGGGAGAAGGTTTCACAGCGAGGTTGGCAAATTTCGCTTTTTGAATGAGCTGATTAAGGTCGTATCTCCAAAGGTGAGTGTGAACCTGACTGCAGGAGGTCTGCGTGACATACGAGAGTGCAGTCATTGGTTGTCACTGATATAGTAAAATATATGTAATGTAGTCAGGATATCAtcaccattattttccacagtACCTGGGAGACAGGGTGTCCGAGAAGGTGAAGAGCAAGGTTGTAGGCCTGTTATACAGCTGGACGGTGGCTCTTCCCGAGGAGAGTAAAATAAAGGATGCGTACCAGATGCTGAAGAGACAAGGTACGGTTTCCTctataccagtggtggcgaaGCTATGGCATGGggtactcagagccctctctgtgggcacccgcaccctggaaaaagtctatggtgtaccaatatgccttagacttttcctgccattcatcagagcagggcgcactatgaacagcacaggcagcgtactgaatgtaggcaggctattatagtacatggaagatatactatactggtattcaggttaaattgccgtgttggcactttgcgattagtaagtgggttttgggttgcagtttgggcactcggtctctaaaaaggTTCACCATCGCTGTTCTATACCTTCTAAACGCTGGTCATCTACCCTTATTATAGGCTGCCAATATTTGGTCAGTGGGTGCctgacccgggacccctgccaatcatcagcacaTAGAGGCAACTGCACCTTtagtaaatgggactgagcttacAATACCAGCCACAAGAGTCTGTACGGACGAGCggctgccatttaccagtgtatgCCCCCACAGAGCCTAATAAAAGGGTAGAATTCTGTCAGTGATTTACTCAGGGGCGCTCCTCTGTGCTTCCCACTGGCACTGTCGCTGACATGTCATCTTGTTGTGAAAGAAATCAGTTCGTGTAGATCAGGAgtcggcaacctccggcactccaggtgttgtgaaactacatctcccatcatgcacacttgcttggctgttctctgaacgcccacagaagtgaaaggagcatgttgggagttgtagtttcacaacagctggagtgccgaaggttgctgatccctggtgtagaTTATCTGTAACCTCCCTGTAAATCTCTTCCCCAGGAATTGTGCTTGCTGATCCTGTGATCCCAGCGGATCGAACATTGATCCCGTCACCTCCAGTGCGACCCAAAAATCCAATTTTTGACGATGAAGAGAGATCTAAGGTAAGAAGAGGGTTGTGTGCCCGTGCTGGTTGGTCACACCCTCATTATATATTATGTCTTGTCTTCTCACATTATATTTCAGCTGTTAGCCCGACTGTTGAAAAGTAAGAACCCAGATGATCTCCAGGAAGCAAACCAGCTGATTAAATCCATGGTGAAGGAGGTGAGCGTGTCCCTATAGCACGTGAGATGCATGAGCACTTGTGGATATTGccctgatcggtggggtctcatCTGTGTGACCCCCGGCTGACCACTAGAATAAATCACAGCCGGGAAAGCATCTTATCCATTTGGAAGATGGCAGCTCTGCACAGCGTTTTCAGAGGCAACATGGCCATGGCCCATCATCTGGCCTCTGAAAGAAGCCTAGTGCACAGGAGACATCCCACCCCTACTTACCTtacaccgctgctgcttctttttAGAAATCAGTATCACAGTTGTCAGATCCCCCACCAGTCACACAGGCAAATACCATTGAAGACCTACCCTCAGTATAGGTCGTCAgtttcagattggtgggggtccagcaTCCTCCACTGGTTAGCTGTTTTGGGCCCCCAAGGCGCTGGAAATTAGCAAGGAAAGCAGCAAAAGGCTCCGTGCAGTGTGTAGTTGTCAGCCCCAGTTTACTGAAGCTCAGCTCCTATGACTCTCTTATCGCTGCCATCTTGGTTCTATATGTCAAATTGCCACTGCCCTCGACAGGCAGCAACATGAAAgtctccattcactgacagcaaaaagAGCTATTAAAATCATGAGTAAATGAATAAAGTAGATTTGATCTTGAACCTTTCAGACCACTAGTTAGTAAAACAAGGGATGGAGCTCGGGTGTCTGGCAAAGCATGACCCCAGCAATAGACCATTATCATCCACGCCTCACTGCAATCCTATCTGTCTGGACCATGGATGATCAGAAAAGCCTTGAGGTCTTGATATGATACTCCTTTCTCAGAGCACTggctgaggaaggggtttggatGTAGTGTATGGGTGGGATTACTCTTTTAGGTCAGCAGCTCGGAAGGCGTTTGGATCTAGTGTACGGGTGGGATCCATCCTGTAGATCAGCAGCACTCTCTTACAAGAGACTGGAGTCTCATCTTCTTTTCTCCTTGTGTCTTCCGATCCTATAATCCTCAGGACGAGGTGAGAATGCAGAGGGTGAGTAAGAGAGTCCACACCCTGGAAGAAGTGGAGAACAACGTGAAGCTGCTGCAGGAAATGCTGACGCACTACAGCAAAGACGAGTCCTCCGAGGGGGACAAGGAGCTTATGAAGGTACGATCAGAACACGTTGGTGATGGGGACAGGAGAGTGATCTTTTAGCCAGGTACCTTCACCGAGAGCTTATCTCCAGTGAGAAGAAAAGGCatcggacatgttgaaatccagtaTACGACCCTTCTTTCCCCTTAAAATCTgccgtggggggggggaggggggatgctCCTGCCCTTTCATTCCATCTCAGCACCCAGACCTCTGTTCGATCCTGCTAGGTTTGGAAACAGTTGACTAAAAATGCCCCTTCTCACTGCAGTTGCACTGGTGAGGAATGGGAGACTTGGGACCCCCATACTAGTAATTGGTGAACACTTTATCACTATAAACTTTGCATAGGTATTAACTTTCCATTATGGGAAACCCCTTTCATGTAGCAGACCCCATACATGATATCAGTCTCAGTGGTACAAGATTGTGGCATAAAGAGGGACATGGGTCCATAGCCTTTTCATACTCCCAGTCTACAGCCCAGTCCACGCTGTAAGTGGCTGCTTATAGCCCAGGGCAATTGTACGTTTTCCAGCCTACGTAAATTGTGTCTGTCACCAGACAGAGCTCTTTATTTTAAGATTTCTGTAAGATTAGAGGGTATCCACTAAATGGCCCGATGATCCGCCAGTCAGCAGGGTGAAGTATTAccgtggcacttcttactgactAGGGGGGTTTATTTGGGAGCACCTTCTGGCTTCTCAGACTTTTTCAGTTTTAAAGGGACTGCATTTatcagcgctgcagcctcttcattctATGGATCGGGGTGGAGGGGGTGCAGAGGGCAGACGCCCACTGATCATAaagtggtggcatatcctagtagtATACCATCACTTTAAAAGATGGGAATACCCGTTCAATAGCAATATGCTTGTCAGTCTGTCTGAGGTCTGTTCTGTATGCACACAGTTGTATCTTAACGCTCTACTTTTTGTAGGAGTTGTTTGAAAGATGCGAGAGCAAGAGACTCACCCTGTTCAAAATGGCCAGCGAGACGGAGGATAATGACAGCAGCCTTGGTAGGAGATTAGAATCTCTGTATTGCTATTTTCTTTTCTTGTGTGGTGTCTTAAAgacaacctgtcccctctcctgacgtgtctgttttagtagctattgcattccctgtgtaataacaatcctgtagcatctattcttatgactctatgttgtgccatccctttattattcctgctagaagttacgaatgaattactagcagtttgcaatgaaggtccagctgggtgttaccagttgggggtgtgtccctgcacaatctgacactatccaatcagtgccgccagtgtcagactgtgaagtgacacatccccaactggtaacacccatgtgGACCTTCAGTGCAAACCGCTATCAATTCACTGCTAATCACTTCTATAAAGAATAATGATAGAATGGCACAACAAAGAGTAATaacaacagatgctccagaatggttattacatggggaatgcaaatatATACTtaagagacatgtcaggagaggtgacagctcctctttaaagaggacctattaCTTCTGATATTTCTGTTTTACTAAATATTTCCATCCACcatgaaaaaatatattctgaAATGTCTTGTCGTAGGCCTCTGCATTGTACAGTTCCTCCTGAAAACGTATGAACAAATTGGTAACTAGATGTTCACATTCCCCTCGTCAGTGGGGTTCTTAAACACTGTGACCCTCTTGTCAGTGAGTAGACAGTGTCAGTGTGTTTTAGGAACACACCCTATTGAAAAGGGAAatagtaaggcctcgttcacacttcagtgtttggtcagtgatttccatcagtgatttgtgagccaaaaccagaagtggagcctccacagacataaggtataagggaaagatctgctcctgttctgtgtttagagttgcacctggttttggctcacaaatcactgatggaaatcactgaccaaacactgaagtgtgaacgaggcctaacacccagttgtcagttTATTCAAACTTTTCCAGGAGGATTAACAGAGGTATTTTTCAGTGCAGAACACGGGTATATAACACGCCAtcttttaaaggtgttgtccagggtCAGAGCTGAACCCGCACGTATCCCCATCTTTActttatgctccgatgcgctcccttgccctgcactttattgcgcagggcaaggtttTTTTGTTTACGTTggcacactgctaggcggaagcttacgccttgccggtgacgtcaccaggctcactgctaggcggaagcctctgcatagcagtccccatggagagcccggtacctcaccggatctccaaaaaatgcctttgtcctgcgcaaatcagcgcagggcaaaggacagcattggagcatgaaatggtcCAATGCTCATATCGCGGGCCGGAGGGGTGTAGATGGAGATATGTCTGgatttagctctgaacccggacaaatcCTTTAAGGATGTAGGTGTTATTTAGCTTTGGCAGACAATAATGAGTGTCATTCATAAAAACTATAGTAGACAGAAAGTGTCCATGTTGCCTGTTGCAGTTTTCGCCTGTGATGTTAATATGGAAGCCGGACTGTAATCGGTCATcatgcacatcgccggcactttgtGCACTGTGTGAGGTTATGCTGTAAAATAACCTTCTCATTTCAGTGACGTCTttcttgtctttttttatttctacAGTCGACATTCTCCAAGCCAGTGACAACCTGTCTCGTGCCATCAATATGTACAAGAAGCTTGTAGAAGGCCAAGACATTAATGGTGATCTGGACCTTCCAGAGATAACGAACAATAACGGTCAGTGCCATCTGATCACTAAGCTCCCTTATCTTTAAGGGTACATTTACACGTTCAGGATTTAAGTGCggacaatccgcactgaaatcagCAGGTATTCACAgggaaatccgtgcggtcaatccgcatcaattggtatGGATTTacgtgcggatttgcatgcagattttactctccccattgaagtgaatggagaaaatccggtcagggaaaataaaataaattgacatgctgcgtaggtcaaaatccgcactgaaaaaatctgcatcatgtgcatgagaatttcaaattctcataaaatacaatgtacatgacctacagtgtggatttctcatccgtatcattgggggacacagtcttgaccttgggtatagctattgccactaggaggcgacactaagcaaaaacagTGTTAGCGcctcctctcagctatatccctcctgcaggcactgagctaatcagttttagcttagggTCCGTAGGAGGCTGACCTCCCCGCTTTACAGGTCTGCAGATTTTTTGTTTTATCTTCTTTCCTTTTTTAGCAGGAGTTTCAGGCAGTCTGTAAAACTGCCTGCACTCCCACCCAGGAGGCGGAAGACCAGGGGGTCACCCAAACCCCCTGCTCCTTCCATGCtccagaagaaaaggaggaccagaggttccGGTAAAAACCTCTGTCTCCCGCCAGCATTCGGGTCACCACAGCCATCCATTCCGCAACTCCCCTCTGTGTAGCGTCCCTCACCAAGGGGCTACACACCGAAGGAGCCAGGGGGGCAGAAAACGCCAGATAGGTGAGTATTTCCCCAAAAGCCTTCCTGTGGCTTACCGCTTCTGGCAGTTTGGTATGGTGTGTGGGGCCTTTGCCTTCGGGCATCCCTACTTCTTCCCCCATGGGGGGCAAGTTTCTCACAGCTGCAGTTCTTTGGCCCTTGAGATCCAGACACCATTCTTTTTCAGCTGAATTTGGTTTCCCTTGCTGCGGTTCGGACATTTCTGAAGGAGGTGGCACACACGCTACGCCCCCTTACCAACTTCCGTTGAATCCTTGGGACTTAATCTGGGGCTCAGCGTTCTACAGTTCTCtccgtttgagcctttgcagcaggtgtccCTTTGCTTCCTGTCTTACAAGGTGGCCTTTTTGGTGGCAGTCATTTCCATCCATAGGGTGTCGATACTAGCAGCTCTTTCATGTCGGTCGcccttcctcatcctccatctgGACACGGTAGTCCTTCTTCCAGTCTAGTCCTTCCTTCCGAAGGTCGTGTCCGCATTCCATCTAAATGTAGGGTTCATTCTCCCTTCCTTTTGTCCGGCCACGTCTCCTCCTTGGGAGCAGTCGTTCCACACTCTGGTTTTGGTTCGGGCCGTTCGCATCTGTCGGTCTCAGACGTCCTCTTTCATTATTCGACTTTCCGGTGGGACCGAGATGAGGGCTGGCTATGTCCAAAGTTTCCATTTTTTATGGATTTGTTTGGCCATGGTGGTAGCATACCGCATCAGTGGCCGGGCTCCACCCTTCCGGGTTACTGCTCATTTTACGGCACACTTTTCCAGGTTTTACAGAGTGCATACCTTTGCATCTTCTGACGCTTCTCtggggcgtagagttttgcagaAAATGGTCCTCGGATTAGCCGGATGGCTTCTTCGTTTATGACCCATCccggggactgctctggaacgTCCCAAGTTCAAGactgtgtccccccaatgatacagatgagaaaactagattgtcttacttaccgtattttttccgcacgcaatcctgatcatgTGCATTTACCCTAAAGGGTAAAAATGAAGTGGTGGGAGCACTGCTCAGAGTGATCTACCCCTTCAAGCTTGTGGAGTCAGGATCGGAAAAAAGGTTATTGCTGTATGGCATGATCACGTGGCATCTCATGGAAGTCACTTCATTGCATGAGAAAGATAAGCAGAAAGCACGGTGGGAACAGCAGAGGTTACAAAGGTAAGTATTGCACAGTTCTGTTAATTTTCACATTTTTGCTAAATATTATTAATAAACTTCCTCAAAAGTGGTTGTCTGAACTTTTTACAACAACTGTCCTTACTTCTGCCCTGTGGAAGAAAGATAGTTTGGTTAAGACTTACCCGTCCATCCCGCCACCGTCTCTGGTGTACTCACACAGGCTGCGGGCTCTTCCACTCTGGTCCCAGCCGGATATGTGCCCTTCTCTTTCTGTACTGCTCCATAATAttaaatgcagctgaacaggaagagaagGGAACACACATGGTCGAGACCCAAGAGGAAGTGCCCGCAGCTGGTGTGAGAGAACACACAGAATACAGCAGCATTGGCGGTGCCATGGAGGGGTGTAGGTATTAACAAAACTATCTTTCTTCCATCGAGCAGAAGAAAAGGACTGGGTTTTgtaaaaagcccggagaacccctttaatgaaaggtGTGAATTAGTGAAGACTGAGAGAACAGAAGGGGGTccaacagacagcctggatgaaccCCCATTAGGTAGATGGAAGGTGGAACCAGCAAAAGCAGCTTCACATATTCATACTTATTTTATCCTTCATTCTCCTGACATCTGCCACGGGTGGAGAGTCAAGACACCCCATTATATTGGTTAGGCCTATGTTCATCTTATGCATATGACCTTTATATTGATGGCACATCCTCAAGATAGGGCATCAAAATCTCATTGGCGGGGGTCCATCACCCTACACCCACGCCGATCCGCTGTTCCTAAGTAGCTCTGGTGTTTGTGTCCGTTGTGTAGTGGACGAAGCCGGTTACTGCACTGAAGTGTATAGGAGTGGTAACTCTACACAATGGACGAGCCGTGTAGTTCCGGGCCCCAGAGCCACACTGATGAGATATTGATGTCTTATCcggaggatagaccatcagtataaCATttttggataaccccctttacaAACTTTACTGGATATTTCTTGTCTTCTTGactatttattataatttttttctccaaCCAGAATTGACAGAGTCAAGCACCAGTCTACCCACTCTAATCGATCTGGCAGGATTTGAGTCTACAAGTCCACCTGAAGACCCAAAGCCACTTCCAAATGCGGCAGAGCAGCCACCTGCATTGATCCccatcctccctcctcctccacttgTACCCACACAGTCCAGACCTCCTCACCCTTCTCTGGATCACCTTCTTATTACCATGAACAGTGCGTCCAACTCCCTATGCTTACTCGATGAAGAGCTTCTACATCTAGGTAATACATTACTGCTGGAAATACCACTCTTGTGGATTACAAGTTGTCTTGTCCCCAGATTCTGATGCGAGTGGTGTTACTGTTATTATTATGGGATATAAATTAATCAGCTATTATAGAAGGGAATATTTTATAcagatattttcagttttttctcttGTGTGTGTGATGTACCAGCTAATAAAATCTACTTTATAATCCATGGTGAGGATTAAAAGAAAAAGCATTGGGTCTTCCTAACGTTCTTAATCTCTTTTGTAAGGTATTGATGATCCACCATCAAGTGCAGCAATAGAATCATCTTCCAGCTCCAAGTTGGACATATTCCAGGTATTTCCATTATTCTTGTAAAATCTTAAAGTTTTTAAAGATTATCGTGAAGGAAGCAGATGCTCTCAATAAGGGCtattgcacacaaacatttttggtCCGCATTTTTGCatgtcggatgcggacccattcactttagtggGGGTGCAAATGATGCGAACAGAACAGCGGTGGATATAGAGATCGCTTATTCCCGTAGAGAATTATTCCTGCTCAGCAGATTGTTGGTTACGCAGTACAATCTGCTGCTCTGGAATTATGATTTTTTTGGGGCCGGCAGAACAATCGATCTCCTGATGAAGAAGCATTTGCTTGTTTATCTGGTGATTGCCGACATCTTCCACACAAGCAAATTATTAGGAACGAGTGTTCATTGATAATCTGCCAGATCCTCTGTACAAGGACCCCAAGGTCACAAATGTGGACACATTTTAGCATCCGTATTACAGGATGACCCAGGGATCTATGAGGCTGTCAGTTCAGATCCCTTGATCTGCAGTCAGGCTGCGATTTGTGGCCATAATACAGACACTAAAATGCACTGACCACGACTGTCTGAATGAAGCCTGACTATATTTAGGGATGGTTTAACCTGAGCtccgtctgctttttttttttttttttttcaggtggacagcaaagaaatagattttttcacAAAGCCGTCACTTGATCCACTTACCTCAACCTCTACCCCATTATTGGCACAACCAGTAATACCCATGGGATC
The sequence above is a segment of the Bufo gargarizans isolate SCDJY-AF-19 chromosome 6, ASM1485885v1, whole genome shotgun sequence genome. Coding sequences within it:
- the GGA3 gene encoding ADP-ribosylation factor-binding protein GGA3 — encoded protein: MADSDGETLESWLNKATNPCNRQEDWEYIISFCDQINKELEGPQISVRLLAHKIQSPQEWEALQALTVLEACMKNCGRRFHSEVGKFRFLNELIKVVSPKYLGDRVSEKVKSKVVGLLYSWTVALPEESKIKDAYQMLKRQGIVLADPVIPADRTLIPSPPVRPKNPIFDDEERSKLLARLLKSKNPDDLQEANQLIKSMVKEDEVRMQRVSKRVHTLEEVENNVKLLQEMLTHYSKDESSEGDKELMKELFERCESKRLTLFKMASETEDNDSSLVDILQASDNLSRAINMYKKLVEGQDINGDLDLPEITNNNELTESSTSLPTLIDLAGFESTSPPEDPKPLPNAAEQPPALIPILPPPPLVPTQSRPPHPSLDHLLITMNSASNSLCLLDEELLHLGIDDPPSSAAIESSSSSKLDIFQVDSKEIDFFTKPSLDPLTSTSTPLLAQPVIPMGSVNSYSSPTTYTTVFSTTTTIEVPSTAPLIGGIKLHELEVLGQQLLEEAKGASSKASASATVPSTIPTNAVGAMVSAPSLGSLPVAPSSPLFLSHQQESPQKGSYISLSNVTVPLESIRPSSLLPLTAYDKNGFRILLHFAKDCPPDRPDVLVVIISMINTAPLPIRNILFQAAVPKTMKVKLQPASGTDLAAFNPILPPASITQVMLLANPLKDKVRLRYKLSFALGEESSTEVGEVDQFPDTDRWGKL